The following proteins come from a genomic window of Paucimonas lemoignei:
- a CDS encoding acyl-CoA dehydrogenase, whose amino-acid sequence MSESLLSSRNLAFELYEVLDAEALIRHERFAEHSRETFDAAIGTARAIAEKYFAPHNRKADENEPRYENGEAILIPEVKPAVDAFLEAGFLNATRSFEDGGMQLPTLLSQACFAHFQAANAGSTAYPFLTMGAANLIESFGSDEQKQRFLRPMIDGRFFGTMALTEPHAGSSLSDIRTRAEPATDGTYRLRGNKIFISGGDHQLSENIVHMVLAKLPDAPAGVKGISLFIVPKFLVNEDGSLGPRNDVILAGLFHKMGWRGTTSTALNFGDNGNCVGYLVGKPHQGLSCMFQMMNEARIGVGMGAVMLGYAGYLYSLDYARERPQGRLPDNKSPDSAPVPIIQHADVRRMLLTQKAYVEGAFDLGLYAARLFDDTTTSETEESRQQAQQLLDLLTPIVKAWPSEFCLKANELAIQILGGHGYTREYPVEQHYRDNRLNPIHEGTNGIQSLDLLGRKLAQDGGAGLKQLLRLMADTFQRAQAFEPLNELRQPLQQLVTRLQAVTLSLLGDLAQGKINTTLANSALYLKAFGHAVIGWRWLEQAIRAQQGLEHGNEADTDFYQGKLQAARYFLTWEVPGCHHELTILEARDDTCLMMQERWF is encoded by the coding sequence ATGTCCGAGTCGCTGCTCAGTTCCCGCAATCTGGCGTTCGAGCTTTACGAAGTGCTGGATGCCGAAGCGTTGATCCGCCATGAGCGGTTTGCCGAGCACAGCCGCGAGACGTTCGACGCTGCGATTGGCACAGCCCGCGCCATCGCTGAAAAGTACTTCGCCCCGCACAATCGCAAAGCCGATGAAAACGAGCCGCGCTATGAAAACGGCGAGGCGATTCTGATCCCCGAGGTCAAGCCTGCGGTTGATGCGTTCCTTGAGGCGGGCTTTCTGAATGCAACACGAAGCTTCGAAGACGGCGGAATGCAGTTGCCGACGCTGTTGTCCCAGGCCTGTTTTGCTCACTTTCAAGCGGCCAATGCGGGCTCCACTGCGTACCCGTTCCTGACCATGGGCGCGGCAAACCTGATCGAAAGTTTCGGCAGCGACGAGCAGAAGCAACGTTTCCTGCGACCGATGATCGATGGCCGCTTCTTCGGCACCATGGCGCTCACTGAACCTCATGCCGGATCTTCCCTGTCAGACATCCGCACCCGCGCCGAGCCCGCGACAGATGGCACTTATCGCCTGCGGGGCAACAAGATTTTTATCTCCGGCGGCGATCATCAGCTGTCGGAAAACATAGTGCACATGGTGCTGGCCAAACTCCCGGATGCGCCCGCAGGTGTGAAAGGCATTTCACTGTTTATCGTGCCCAAGTTCCTGGTCAATGAAGACGGCAGCCTTGGCCCGCGCAACGATGTGATCCTGGCCGGGCTGTTTCACAAGATGGGCTGGCGCGGTACCACGTCCACGGCGCTGAATTTTGGTGATAACGGAAACTGCGTCGGTTATCTGGTGGGCAAACCGCACCAAGGCCTGAGCTGCATGTTCCAGATGATGAACGAAGCGCGCATCGGCGTTGGCATGGGGGCGGTGATGCTCGGCTACGCGGGGTATCTGTACTCGCTCGATTACGCCCGGGAACGCCCGCAAGGCCGTCTGCCGGACAACAAGAGCCCGGACAGCGCACCTGTGCCGATCATCCAGCACGCCGACGTGCGACGAATGCTGCTGACGCAAAAAGCCTATGTGGAAGGCGCGTTCGATCTGGGCCTGTACGCCGCCAGGTTGTTCGACGACACCACGACCAGTGAAACCGAAGAATCCCGCCAGCAGGCCCAGCAACTGTTGGATCTGCTGACGCCGATTGTCAAAGCCTGGCCTTCGGAGTTCTGTCTGAAGGCCAACGAGCTGGCAATCCAGATTCTTGGCGGCCATGGCTACACCCGGGAGTATCCCGTGGAGCAGCACTACCGGGACAACCGCCTGAACCCGATCCACGAAGGCACCAACGGCATTCAGTCGCTGGACCTGCTGGGACGCAAGCTGGCGCAAGACGGCGGCGCAGGTCTCAAGCAACTGCTGCGGCTGATGGCCGACACTTTCCAACGCGCTCAAGCCTTCGAGCCGCTGAATGAACTGCGCCAACCCTTGCAACAGCTGGTGACGCGCCTGCAGGCCGTGACACTGAGCCTGCTGGGCGATCTGGCCCAAGGCAAAATCAACACGACGCTGGCCAACTCCGCGCTTTACCTCAAGGCATTTGGCCACGCCGTAATCGGCTGGCGCTGGCTGGAACAGGCGATCCGCGCTCAACAAGGCCTGGAACATGGCAACGAGGCAGACACGGATTTCTATCAGGGCAAACTCCAGGCCGCGCGTTACTTCCTGACCTGGGAAGTACCCGGCTGCCATCACGAGCTGACGATTCTAGAAGCCCGTGATGACACTTGCCTGATGATGCAGGAGCGGTGGTTCTGA
- a CDS encoding RTX toxins-related Ca2+-binding protein, which yields MTLAQTQTTELDPSFGVNGKLDVRTPGNFRNDLSTLTLDASGRRLMIHGAYERETSTKSISGVAALIDDGAFDTRFGDTQDGLTTAPPVNLAASASSVAKLANGSFFITGAAYNQLPLINYDQDGKFISIRDIAEGPQSSTPRLLGMDDKFLLSTSNRSGGVVYRRHSDGEQDGSFGNAGKAIFLTGNSFVSTLHMARSASTSFYLAGEVDNDGFILRMNASGELDQGFADGGVYAVRMIDARYTACRRVIELANGKIVALINSSGSDNGAACYLMCLTATGQIDLTFNRGEPLRVPGEVGEDMTLQADGKILVAHRGVMTGNKLTRYFPDGELDIEFGSEGSITFTDEQIGFVKSVMVQPDGKIVVGGTSGSITTLLRLMA from the coding sequence ATGACACTCGCACAAACTCAAACAACTGAACTTGATCCTTCCTTTGGCGTAAATGGCAAGCTCGATGTTCGCACGCCGGGTAACTTCCGAAATGACTTGTCGACTCTAACCCTGGACGCCTCAGGCCGTCGCTTGATGATCCATGGGGCCTACGAGCGTGAAACCTCGACCAAGTCGATTTCAGGCGTTGCCGCCCTCATCGACGATGGCGCTTTTGACACCCGCTTCGGCGATACCCAGGATGGCCTGACCACCGCGCCGCCGGTGAATCTGGCAGCAAGCGCCAGCAGTGTCGCCAAACTCGCCAATGGTTCGTTCTTCATAACTGGCGCAGCGTATAACCAACTGCCACTGATCAACTATGACCAGGACGGTAAGTTCATTTCCATTCGCGATATCGCCGAAGGTCCGCAATCCTCTACTCCGCGACTGCTGGGAATGGATGACAAGTTCCTGTTGAGCACATCCAACCGCAGCGGTGGTGTCGTTTATCGTCGACACTCCGATGGCGAACAGGATGGTAGTTTCGGCAATGCAGGCAAAGCAATTTTCCTGACGGGGAATAGTTTTGTATCTACATTGCACATGGCACGCAGTGCTAGTACTTCTTTTTATCTGGCCGGTGAAGTTGATAACGATGGTTTTATCCTGCGCATGAACGCCTCGGGCGAACTGGATCAAGGTTTTGCCGACGGCGGCGTATACGCAGTCAGAATGATTGATGCTCGCTACACCGCTTGCCGTCGTGTGATTGAACTGGCCAACGGCAAAATCGTTGCACTGATCAACAGTTCTGGCTCTGACAATGGCGCTGCCTGTTACCTGATGTGCCTGACAGCTACAGGACAAATCGATCTGACCTTCAACCGCGGCGAGCCATTGCGCGTACCGGGCGAAGTAGGCGAAGACATGACTCTGCAAGCAGACGGCAAAATCCTGGTAGCCCATCGCGGCGTGATGACCGGCAACAAACTGACCCGTTACTTCCCTGATGGCGAACTGGATATCGAATTCGGTAGCGAAGGCTCAATCACCTTCACCGACGAGCAGATCGGCTTCGTGAAAAGCGTGATGGTGCAGCCTGACGGCAAGATTGTCGTCGGCGGGACATCGGGGTCGATCACGACGCTGTTGAGGTTGATGGCGTAA